In Musa acuminata AAA Group cultivar baxijiao chromosome BXJ2-8, Cavendish_Baxijiao_AAA, whole genome shotgun sequence, one genomic interval encodes:
- the LOC135618655 gene encoding uncharacterized protein LOC135618655, translated as MGSPRTSGSGSRMLFLKAALASAAVVVTTAVMLHAGPPIRRLLATEVPRAYASLVAWLTPPYLYFVLNAIILSIAAASCFHKPSADSTDRVPVSPAEMVVHPPDYMLPVEYQEEHSWDAPSTRLVAAASEEYYGGGEQEAMVLGQEETVVKAEAAGEEEEVEQELVSSRSSWTPDRMASPEFPTEKPLVSVRLGHRRNHKSTPDGKALRRVARPRREETLESTWRAITEGRAVPLVRHLKKSNMWDTRAALEDAEAPETAAVTRKSETLSDRETATPHSGGGGGESSSSSTSTTSGVGRGTLRREPSLGQEELNRRVEAFIRKFNEEMRLQRQRSLQQFAEMIDRGSH; from the exons ATGGGCTCCCCCCGCACGAGCGGCAGCGGCTCGCGGATGCTGTTCCTCAAGGCGGCGCTCGCCTCTGCCGCGGTGGTGGTAACGACGGCCGTGATGCTCCACGCGGGTCCACCCATCCGACGGCTCCTCGCCACCGAGGTCCCCCGGGCGTACGCCTCGCTCGTGGCCTGGCTCACACCGCCCTACCTCTACTTCGTCCTCAACGCCATAATCCTCTCCATCGCCGCTGCCTCCTGCTTCCACAAACCGTCCGCCGACTCTACCGATCGGGTACCTGTTTCTCCGGCAGAGATGGTGGTTCACCCACCGGACTACATGCTTCCGGTTGAGTACCAGGAGGAACATTCGTGGGACGCCCCCTCGACGCGGCTGGTCGCCGCCGCGTCGGAGGAGTACTATGGCGGTGGTGAGCAGGAGGCGATGGTGTTGGGCCAGGAGGAGACGGTGGTGAAGGCGGAGGCagcgggagaagaagaagaagtggagcaGGAGCTCGTTTCATCGAGGTCGAGCTGGACTCCAGACCGCATGGCGTCGCCGGAGTTTCCGACGGAGAAACCGCTAGTTTCCGTGAGGTTAGGTCACCGCAGGAACCACAAGTCCACCCCCGACG GTAAGGCGCTGCGGAGAGTGGCGAGGCCGAGGCGGGAGGAGACGCTGGAGAGCACGTGGCGGGCGATAACGGAGGGCCGGGCAGTGCCGCTGGTGCGCCACCTCAAGAAGTCCAACATGTGGGACACACGCGCCGCCCTCGAAGATGCGGAAGCACCGGAAACGGCGGCAGTGACGCGGAAGTCGGAGACGCTCAGCGACCGCGAGACTGCAACGCCGCATTCCGGTGGAGGCGGCGGGGAGTCATCATCGTCATCGACGTCGACAACGTCGGGCGTGGGACGGGGGACGCTGCGGAGGGAGCCGTCGCTGGGGCAAGAGGAGCTGAACCGGCGGGTGGAGGCGTTCATAAGAAAGTTCAACGAGGAGATGAGGTTGCAGCGGCAGCGGTCGCTGCAGCAGTTCGCGGAGATGATCGACCGTGGGAGTCACTGA
- the LOC103993917 gene encoding receptor-like protein kinase THESEUS 1 translates to MGNLEMMRLIYLVFSVLFPALILESSSAAFTPADNYLLACGSSQDVSVQGQLFVPDSQQSSFSLRTSGDGTFSVSNSALPSPVYQSLRIFQELAHYSFDIRQEGRHWIRLYFYPAPNSGHDLSSAPLTVVTDEFVLMNNFTFKNSNRTYLFKEYLVNVTSDSLVLTFIPSNGSVSFVNGIEVISVPDGLIYDQALAIPNAPFSGLSVLGLETLYHLNMGGPLLTPQNDSLGRTWENDAKFLHVNSSAVKVSVDLATITYPDGITIETAPRWVYSTAEAMEDANVTDLNFNITWVFSVDPSFLYLIRLHFCDIVSKALNTLVFNVYVNSDIAIASLDLSSLKGELAVPYYKDFVSGSSNGSNTLSVSVGPDTMADFSNAILNGLEIMKISNDAKSLDGVYAVKDLLPESPSGRNKLGIVIGIVLGSLVVIALATLSYCCFVVRKRKTRPHDHPWLPLPFYGNSHTISKVSTTSQKSGTASCISLASTNLGRVFMFQEILDATNKFDESLLLGVGGFGKVYKGTLDDGTKVAVKRGNPRSEQGLAEFQTEIEMLSKLRHRHLVSLIGYCDERSEMILVYEYMANGPLRSHLYGTNLPSLSWRQRLEICIGAARGLHYLHTGAAQSIIHRDVKTTNILLDENFVAKVADFGLSKTGPALDQTHVSTAVKGSFGYLDPEYFRRQQLTEKSDVYSFGVVLMEVLCARPALNPVLPREQVNIAEWAMSWQKKGMLERIVDPALVGKIHPGSLRKYGDTAEKCLAEQGVDRPTMGDVLWNLEYALQLEETSSLADPYENSIRSISGIMLPQMEPLDSSISVVEGVNTSTDDDTEDATTSAVFSQLVNPRGR, encoded by the coding sequence ATGGGGAATCTGGAAATGATGAGGTTGATCTATTTGGTCTTCTCTGTTTTATTCCCTGCCTTGATTCTTGAGAGTTCCTCTGCTGCATTCACTCCCGCAGACAACTATCTCCTCGCCTGCGGATCTTCCCAGGATGTGTCGGTCCAAGGCCAGCTTTTCGTTCCTGATTCGCAGCAGTCCTCGTTTTCTCTAAGAACTTCCGGAGATGGAACCTTTTCCGTCTCCAATTCTGCTCTCCCATCCCCTGTGTACCAATCCCTTCGAATCTTTCAGGAACTTGCCCACTATAGTTTCGATATCCGGCAAGAGGGCCGCCACTGGATCCGTCTCTACTTCTATCCCGCTCCCAATTCTGGCCATGACTTGAGCTCTGCTCCTTTGACCGTCGTGACAGATGAGTTCGTCCTCATGAATAACTTCACCTTCAAGAACTCCAACCGTACTTACCTGTTCAAAGAGTACTTGGTGAACGTGACCTCTGATTCCTTGGTCCTCACCTTTATCCCGTCAAATGGCTCCGTTTCATTTGTTAATGGGATCGAAGTCATCTCGGTTCCTGACGGGCTGATCTATGACCAGGCTCTTGCTATACCTAATGCCCCTTTCAGTGGTCTTTCGGTGCTCGGTCTCGAGACCTTGTATCACTTGAATATGGGTGGTCCTCTGCTCACTCCACAGAATGATTCTCTTGGGAGGACTTGGGAAAATGATGCCAAGTTCCTTCACGTAAACAGCTCTGCGGTGAAGGTGTCGGTGGATCTTGCAACTATAACTTACCCTGACGGAATCACCATTGAGACAGCACCAAGGTGGGTTTATTCCACCGCGGAAGCAATGGAAGATGCAAACGTGACGGATTTAAATTTCAACATCACCTGGGTCTTCTCAGTGGATCCAAGCTTCCTTTACCTGATCCGTCTCCATTTCTGTGATATCGTTAGTAAGGCTCTGAACACGCTCGTCTTCAATGTTTATGTCAATTCTGACATTGCCATCGCCAGTTTGGATCTGTCATCGCTCAAGGGTGAGTTGGCAGTACCCTACTACAAGGATTTTGTTTCAGGCTCCTCAAATGGTTCGAACACACTGTCTGTTAGTGTCGGTCCGGATACGATGGCTGATTTCAGCAATGCTATATTGAATGGGTTGGAGATCATGAAGATTAGCAACGATGCAAAAAGCTTGGATGGAGTCTATGCTGTGAAAGACCTTCTGCCCGAGTCACCCTCGGGGAGGAATAAATTGGGAATAGTAATTGGAATAGTCTTGGGATCATTGGTTGTCATCGCATTGGCAACTTTGAGCTACTGCTGTTTTGTTGTTCGCAAGAGAAAAACTAGGCCCCATGACCATCCATGGTTACCGCTACCCTTCTACGGGAACTCCCACACTATCAGCAAAGTGTCAACAACTTCTCAGAAGAGCGGAACAGCAAGCTGCATATCTTTGGCCTCGACAAACCTTGGACGTGTTTTCATGTTCCAAGAGATCCTGGATGCCACCAACAAGTTTGATGAGAGCTTGCTTCTTGGAGTGGGTGGGTTTGGAAAAGTCTACAAGGGCACACTAGACGATGGCACTAAAGTTGCCGTCAAGCGAGGGAATCCGAGGTCCGAGCAAGGGCTAGCTGAATTCCAGACTGAGATCGAGATGTTATCCAAGCTCCGCCATCGCCATCTGGTCTCGCTCATAGGCTACTGTGATGAGCGTTCTGAGATGATTTTGGTCTATGAATACATGGCGAATGGGCCTCTAAGGAGCCATCTATATGGTACCAACCTTCCATCGCTGTCATGGAGACAGCGCCTTGAGATCTGCATCGGTGCTGCAAGGGGATTGCATTACCTTCACACCGGTGCAGCACAGAGCATCATCCACCGTGACGTGAAGACCACCAACATTCTTTTAGATGAGAACTTCGTTGCTAAGGTGGCAGACTTCGGCCTTTCAAAGACTGGTCCTGCCTTGGATCAGACCCATGTTAGCACTGCGGTGAAAGGGAGctttggatatctcgatcctgAGTACTTCAGGAGGCAGCAGCTGACTGAGAAGTCCGATGTCTACTCCTTTGGTGTTGTATTGATGGAAGTTCTCTGTGCAAGGCCAGCTCTCAACCCTGTGCTCCCCAGAGAGCAGGTGAACATTGCGGAGTGGGCAATGAGCTGGCAGAAGAAGGGCATGCTGGAAAGAATTGTAGATCCAGCATTGGTGGGGAAAATTCATCCAGGTTCCCTTAGGAAATATGGTGACACGGCCGAAAAATGCCTGGCAGAACAGGGAGTTGACAGGCCGACAATGGGAGATGTTCTATGGAACCTTGAGTATGCTCTCCAGCTTGAGGAGACTTCATCGCTTGCCGACCCATATGAGAACAGCATAAGGAGTATCTCTGGTATCATGTTACCGCAGATGGAACCTCTGGACAGCAGCATTAGCGTAGTCGAGGGAGTAAACACCAGTACTGACGACGACACAGAAGACGCTACAACAAGCGCGGTATTCTCTCAGCTTGTAAACCCTCGAGGAAGATAA